CCGAGATTATTTCTACCTCAAAATGACATAAATTTGAGGAAATCAATTCTTCCCCGATTTTCCTATGTACTTTCCGCACAAAGTGTAACCATGTTTTGGTAGATTATTAAAATAAGTTACAAAAATTGCGGTTAGGCATAGATGACTTTGAGCAAGAATCCAGACAGCATCGCTCCCCACGGTGGGCAATTGGTGAATCGCATCGCTACACCGGAACAACGAGAGTTCTTTCTTTCTAAAGGTGATTATTTACCACGGGTAGAGCTTGACCAAAGGGCAGTATCAGACTTAGAAATGATCGCGATCGGTGGTTTCAGCCCTCTGACTGGTTTTATGAACCAGCAAGATTACGATCGCGTAGTTACAGAAATGCGACTAGCTAATGGTACCGTTTGGTCAATCCCCGTCACTCTTTCAGTGACTGAAGAAGTTGCTGCACCCCTACAAATAGGTGGTTTGGTGCGTCTGGATGACCCCACAGGGAGATATGTTGGGGTATTGGAACTCAAAGAAAAATATACCTACGATAAAGAGCGGGAAGCAATCAATGTCTACCGCACCAACGATATTAAACACCCTGGTGTGAAAGTTTTATATGACCAAGGTTCTGTAAACCTAGCAGGAGAAGTTTGGTTACTCCAACGGGATTCCCATCCTTTATTCCCCGCTTACCAAATTGACCCCGCAGAATCGCGGAAAATGTTTCAGGCAAAGGGTTGGAAAACAATTGTCGGTTTCCAAACTCGTAACCCCATCCACCGTGCCCATGAGTATATCCAAAAATGTGCCATGGAAACCGTAGATGGTTTATTCCTCCATCCTTTAGTGGGTGCAACGAAGGAAGATGATATCCCTGCGGATGTGCGGATGCGCTGTTACGAAATTCTCCTAGAGAACTACTATCCCGCAGATCGGGTAATTTTGGCAATTAACCCAGCCGCAATGCGATATGCTGGTCCCCGTGAGGCAATTTTCCACGCCTTAGTACGGAAAAACTATGGTTGTACCCATTTTATCGTAGGGCGCGACCATGCCGGCGTTGGTGATTACTATGGTACCTATGACGCGCAATATATCTTTGATGAATTCGCGCCAGAAGAACTGGGTATTATTCCCATGAAGTTTGAACACGCTTTTTACTGCACTCGTACTAAGCAAATGGCAACCACAAAAACTAGTGCAAGTACACCCGCAGAACGGGTTCACCTTTCTGGAACCAAAGTTCGGGAAATGTTGCGTCGTGGGGAGTTACCACCTCCAGAATTTTCTCGTCCCGAAGTTGCTGCGGAGCTAGCGCGGGCAATGCGAGTCCCTATGAGTGTAGTTTAGGGAATAGGTGATGGTAATATAGCGTTTCCCAAGGAAATGGAGTATACTCCACCCGCGCTATCGCGCACCCTCCCCTTAGTAAGGGGAGGGTTGGGGAGGGGTCAGTTTGTATCTCATCAGAGTCAGAAAGGCTATAGGGAATATTAAAAATACTTCTGACTTCCTACACCCTTCCCTATTCGTATAATCAAAGCTTTACACTCCAGACCTCACCATCTAAGCTGATAGCTGACAGTATTTTGGTTTGGGTTAGAGGAATTCCATAATCTGAAATCCAAAAGCCAAAATAGTGATATGGACAGGGCTGGATGCTAATTTATGAAGCGACGCAGATTTTTCCAACATTTTGGCTCGATTCTCGCGTTATTAGGTGCAAGTGAAGCTGGATGGTTTACTTGGGAGAGTGGCTATTTGCCAGCTTTGGCAGAATCTAGTCCGCGTAAATTAGCCCTATTAGTGGGTATTAACCAATATTCCCATGGGGGAACTTTAGGTGGTTGCTTGACGGATGTCGAGCTACAAAGAGAACTTTTAATACATCGGTTTGGTTTTATTGGGTCAGATATTCTGACTTTGACCGATGGTGCTGCTAGTCGGGAATCTCTGGAAAGTGCTTTTGTTGAGCATTTAAGTAAGCAAGCTCAACCGGGAGATGTGGTATTTTTCCATTTTAGCGGTTATGGTAGCTACGTTAAATCTGATACTGCTGCTGATTCTCTACTGAAAGCTTTAATTCCTGCGGATGGCATAGAAATAAAAGCTGGGCAGCAAGAGGCGAATTATCTGTTAGAAGAGACATTATTTTTAATGTTGCGATCGCTATCAACGGATAAAATAACCGCCATATTAGATACCAGCTACAACAGCTTAAGTCAGTATCTACCAGCAGAACTAATCACACGCAGTTATCAGACACCAGCGACAGCTATTTTCACAAATACAGAATTGGAGTTACGCAAGCAACTGCCAGAAAAAGCAACTCAGGAAGCGTTAATTTTACAAGCCACAGCCGCACCTGGGCAACAAGCTAGGGAAATTCAATTATCGGGAATGAATGCAGGTTTATTTACCTATGCTTTAACCCAGTACCTCTGGGAAATTACCCCAGCAACAACGATACAATTTTGCCTATCTCAGATTAATAGTTCCATACAGCAAATAGGTGGTAATCAAGAATCTAGCTGGTTATCAACAAAGAAAAATCAACAAAGAGCGCTGCTGACAGAAAATTTACTCCCCAAAACTGATATTGGAGCCGAGGCAATCATTACCGCCGTTGAGGATGAGGGCAAAACTGTACAATTATCCTTAGCCGGAATACCACCACAAGTTTTAGAATCCTACGGCGTAAATTCACGTTTGCGATTAGTGCAACCAGGAGACGGAGAGTTAATTCTGCGATCGCGCACTGGATTAACAGCGAAAGCGCAAGTCACCAATAGTCAAACTATGCCAAAAATCGGAAATTTGGCACAGGAGACAGTGCGAATTATCCCCCGCAATATTAATTTAACCGTTGCCCTCGATAGCAAATTAGCCAGAATAGAAAGAGTTGATGCCACCAGTGCCTTTGCTAATATTGAACGAGTCTCCAGTGTGGTAATTGGAGAGCAAACAGCTGATTACGTTTTTGCCAAACAGCCAACTAGTCAAGACAAGGAATTAATTAATAACTCTGCCAGTCGTTACAGCTTATTTTCTTTGAGCGGAGAAAGACTACCCAATACCCTGGGGGAAGCGGGGGAAGCGGTGAAAGTTGCAGTGCAAAGATTAGCTCCCAAGTTGCAAACTTTCCTAGGGGCAAAACTGTGGCGTTTGACAGAAAATGCTGCTTCTTCCCAATTACAGGTGAAAGCAACCTTAGAAGTAATTAACGGTATTTCACCCCGTGGGATTATGCAACGTCAAACCTGGCGCAGTCGAACCTGGGAAAATGGCAATAAAAAACTGAATAACCCCGATAGTACCGCAATTCCCGAAATTTCTATCGGTAGTCGGGTGCAATATCGAGTTCAAAATTTTGGCGATCGCCCCCTCTATGTCACCCTGGTTGGTTTAAATAGTGCCAGGATGGCGATCGCTCTCTATCCTTGGCAAACAGAAAAGACTCCCGAAAATCCCCAGAATCCCTCCCAAATTCAGGATGTAGTCATTCCTCCAGGGCAAACTATCACCATCCCCCAAACACCATCCGGTTTTGAATGGGTAATCCAAAGTCCCACTTTTTGGTGCGAAACTCAATTAATCTTCAGTACTGCTCCCTTTACCCAAACCACCACCGCATTAAGTAACTATCCCCACGGGGAACAACAAAGGATTTTTCCCCTACTTAATCCCCTAGAAGTTGCCCAGGCAATTCTGCAAGACTTACACAATGCTAGTACCGCCACGGTAGATACAAATAATATACCTGGAGATTCCTACCTTTGGGATGTCAATCATTGGGCAAGTTTAGGATTTATGTTCCAGGTAGTTAGTTGAATTCAGCTTTGCTGTGGGGGAGTTAATCCCCATCAGAAAATGTTTTGAATTCTGAATTGTTAACTGTGAGTACCAAGCAATTTATAGTGGAGTTGTCTGTCAATCCTGAAACAATTGTGAAAGCGATTACTCTTCTTGGCTCTACTGGTTCTATTGGTACTCAAACCTTAGATATTGTTGCCCAAAATCCCGAAAAGTTTCGTATTGTCGGGTTAGCAGCAGGGAATAATGTGGAAATGCTGGCAGCACAAATTCGCCAGTTTCGTCCGCAAATTGCTGCAATTTGGGCAGAGGAAAAGTTACCAGCACTGAAAGCGGCAATTAGTGACTTAGAAATCCAACCAATTTTACTGGCTGGTGACTCTGGCATTATTGAAGTTGCCCGCTATGGTGACTCGGAAAGTGTGGTGACTGGGATTGTCGGTTGTGCAGGTTTACTACCAACGATCGCCGCAATTGAAGCTGGTAAAGATATTGCCCTGGCGAATAAGGAAACCCTAATTGCTGGTGGTCCAGTAGTGTTACCCTTAGTAGAAAAGCATGGTGTAAAATTACTCCCGGCTGACTCCGAACATTCCGCGATTTTTCAATGTCTGCAAGGAGTTCCCCAAGGTGGATTGCATAAAATTTTACTCACAGCTTCCGGTGGTGCATTCCGAGATTGGGACGCTCAACAACTAGCAAATGTCACCGTTGCCGATGCTCTCAAACATCCTAACTGGTCGATGGGTAAGAAAATCACCGTAGACTCTGCCACCTTGATGAATAAGGGTTTAGAGGTCATTGAAGCCCATTTCCTCTTTGGTTTAGACTATGATGACATCGAAATTGTTATCCATCCCCAAAGTATTATTCATTCCTTGATTGAGTTGCAAGATACTTCAGTATTAGCCCAACTGGGTTGGCCCGATATGCGTCTCCCCTTGTTGTATGCTATGTCTTATCCCGAACGTATTTATACCAATTGGGAGCGTTTAAATTTAGTCAAGGCAGGTAATTTAACCTTCCGAGAGCCAGATCATCAAAAATATCCTTGCATGAAATTAGCATATGCGGCGGGGCGTGCAGGTGGTTCCATGCCAGCAGTTTTAAATGCAGCCAATGAGCAAGCTGTAGCCCTATTTTTAGCAGAAAAAATTCACTATTTAGATATTGCCAAGTGCATTGAAATTGTCTGCGATCGCCACCAAAACGATAACCGCAGTCATCCCAATTTAGAAGACATTTTAGCGGCAGACAAATGGGCAAGACAGGCAGTTTTAGAAGTTAGTGCA
The Calothrix sp. 336/3 DNA segment above includes these coding regions:
- a CDS encoding 1-deoxy-D-xylulose-5-phosphate reductoisomerase, giving the protein MKAITLLGSTGSIGTQTLDIVAQNPEKFRIVGLAAGNNVEMLAAQIRQFRPQIAAIWAEEKLPALKAAISDLEIQPILLAGDSGIIEVARYGDSESVVTGIVGCAGLLPTIAAIEAGKDIALANKETLIAGGPVVLPLVEKHGVKLLPADSEHSAIFQCLQGVPQGGLHKILLTASGGAFRDWDAQQLANVTVADALKHPNWSMGKKITVDSATLMNKGLEVIEAHFLFGLDYDDIEIVIHPQSIIHSLIELQDTSVLAQLGWPDMRLPLLYAMSYPERIYTNWERLNLVKAGNLTFREPDHQKYPCMKLAYAAGRAGGSMPAVLNAANEQAVALFLAEKIHYLDIAKCIEIVCDRHQNDNRSHPNLEDILAADKWARQAVLEVSAKLAPPMPTVSLR
- a CDS encoding caspase family protein, with translation MKRRRFFQHFGSILALLGASEAGWFTWESGYLPALAESSPRKLALLVGINQYSHGGTLGGCLTDVELQRELLIHRFGFIGSDILTLTDGAASRESLESAFVEHLSKQAQPGDVVFFHFSGYGSYVKSDTAADSLLKALIPADGIEIKAGQQEANYLLEETLFLMLRSLSTDKITAILDTSYNSLSQYLPAELITRSYQTPATAIFTNTELELRKQLPEKATQEALILQATAAPGQQAREIQLSGMNAGLFTYALTQYLWEITPATTIQFCLSQINSSIQQIGGNQESSWLSTKKNQQRALLTENLLPKTDIGAEAIITAVEDEGKTVQLSLAGIPPQVLESYGVNSRLRLVQPGDGELILRSRTGLTAKAQVTNSQTMPKIGNLAQETVRIIPRNINLTVALDSKLARIERVDATSAFANIERVSSVVIGEQTADYVFAKQPTSQDKELINNSASRYSLFSLSGERLPNTLGEAGEAVKVAVQRLAPKLQTFLGAKLWRLTENAASSQLQVKATLEVINGISPRGIMQRQTWRSRTWENGNKKLNNPDSTAIPEISIGSRVQYRVQNFGDRPLYVTLVGLNSARMAIALYPWQTEKTPENPQNPSQIQDVVIPPGQTITIPQTPSGFEWVIQSPTFWCETQLIFSTAPFTQTTTALSNYPHGEQQRIFPLLNPLEVAQAILQDLHNASTATVDTNNIPGDSYLWDVNHWASLGFMFQVVS
- the sat gene encoding sulfate adenylyltransferase, with the translated sequence MTLSKNPDSIAPHGGQLVNRIATPEQREFFLSKGDYLPRVELDQRAVSDLEMIAIGGFSPLTGFMNQQDYDRVVTEMRLANGTVWSIPVTLSVTEEVAAPLQIGGLVRLDDPTGRYVGVLELKEKYTYDKEREAINVYRTNDIKHPGVKVLYDQGSVNLAGEVWLLQRDSHPLFPAYQIDPAESRKMFQAKGWKTIVGFQTRNPIHRAHEYIQKCAMETVDGLFLHPLVGATKEDDIPADVRMRCYEILLENYYPADRVILAINPAAMRYAGPREAIFHALVRKNYGCTHFIVGRDHAGVGDYYGTYDAQYIFDEFAPEELGIIPMKFEHAFYCTRTKQMATTKTSASTPAERVHLSGTKVREMLRRGELPPPEFSRPEVAAELARAMRVPMSVV